From bacterium:
CAGTCATGGAAGTTGAATCGGATTACAACCGTTACGCGGTGTCCAGCGCAGGCGCCCGGGGGCTCATGCAGCTCATGCCGGGCACCGCTGCCGTACTGGGTGTGAGGAACACGTGGGACCCGAAACAGAACATCCAGGCGGGGACGCGTCACCTGAACGGTCTTCTCAAACGCTTTTCAGGGGACCTGGAGCTGACCCTTGCCGCCTACAACGCCGGCACCAGCACCGTCATCCGATACGGCAGCGTCCCACCCTACCCGCAGACCCAGAACTATGTTAAGAAGGTCATCAGCCTGTATCGCACCTATGCGGGATTCGGCCGGTAATTCTAAATGAAGATCAACACCATTCCCAACTGGCTCACCTTCGGCCGGATCATGTTCCTTCCGGTCATCATTGTCCTGACATCGTTTCCATCCAGGGAGTTCGGTATCGCAGCCGCCGTGGTTTTCTCGGTTGCGGCCATCACCGATCTCCTCGACGGATACATCGCACGGAAAACCGACCAGGTGAGCGAATTCGGAAAACTGCTAGATCCCATTGCCGACAAGATCATCGTGGCGGCGGCTTTCATCATGCTGGTACACCTGGACCGCGCTCCCGCCTGGCTGGTGGCCCTTATCATCAGCCGCGAGTTTGCGGTGTCAGGTCTGAGGGCCTACGCGGGTACCAGGAACGTCGTCATCGAGGCCGGGTTTGCCGGAAAAACCAAAACGACCCTTCAGGTCCTTGCCATCATAGGGCTCATGGTCAACTACAACCTGTGGGGTTTTCCTTTCCATGAGGCGGGAATCATCCTACTCGTGGCTGCCTTTGTGACCACCATGTGGTCCGGTTACCGCTATTTCATGGATTATGCCGCCATTATAAAGGAAGATCCTCACAGCGGCTGAATCGCTTCTTTAACGTCTCAACGAGCCGTTTTAAGACGTTTTAAGAGGTTGAATTCATGGGGCAATTCTGTTATATAGTTGTCCCTCAAGCGGGAATAGCTCAGTGGTAGAGCGCCACGTTGCCAACGTGGATGTCGCGGGTTCAAATCCCGTTTCCCGCTCCAGAAAATTACTCAGGGCTCCATTTGGAGCCCTTAATAATTTTCTGGAGATGAGGTAAGCAAGGGGGGCAAAGATGAAACGTTTTTTGGAATTTTCATGTATACCGGTAACAAACAAGTGGTTTTAGCCCGCTTCCCCCTGTTTTCAGGTCTTGAAGAAGAGCATCTGAAGACCCTGGCCGAAATCGCCGCCCCAAAGAGGATCGCGAAAAAGTCACTGCTTTTCCGCGATGGAGAGGAGGCCAGGGGTTTCTATCTCCTCGTAAGCGGGAAGGTCAAGCTGTATAAGGTCAGTTCCTCCGGGAAGGAGCAGATCCTCCATTTCGTGCTGCCGGGCCAGTCCTTTGCCGAGGCCGCCCTTTACATGGACAGGGCCTACCCCGCGACCGCGGAGGCCATCGAGGAATCCGAGCTGTTCTACATCCCGCGGGAAGCCCTCTCCAGGGCCATGTCCTCCGATCCCGCGCTGGCCATGAACCTTGTTGCCCACCTTGCGCGTTACCTCCAGCTGCTGACGCGGAAAGTCGAGGAACTTTCTCTCATGGACGCGACATCGAGGCTGGCGCGGCACCTCCTCGGAGCGATGGACCAGACAACCGGGCTGGTCCGCCTTGCTGCCGGAAAGGGACAGACTGCTTCCAGCCTCGGAATGGCCGTCGAGACCTTCTCCAGGACACTCACACGGTTCAAGGACGACGGCGTCGTCAAGGAAGCATCCCCGGGCGTCCTGCAGGTCCTGGACCGGGAACGTCTTAAAGGATATACCGGATGAAACCT
This genomic window contains:
- a CDS encoding lytic transglycosylase domain-containing protein, whose amino-acid sequence is MKRIITHISVFAILMLPMAATADIYHHVDERGIKVFSDRQSHPASEIYLRERGSFRLASTGSYYPYREIVVEACSLYRMDEALIRAVMEVESDYNRYAVSSAGARGLMQLMPGTAAVLGVRNTWDPKQNIQAGTRHLNGLLKRFSGDLELTLAAYNAGTSTVIRYGSVPPYPQTQNYVKKVISLYRTYAGFGR
- the pgsA gene encoding CDP-diacylglycerol--glycerol-3-phosphate 3-phosphatidyltransferase → MKINTIPNWLTFGRIMFLPVIIVLTSFPSREFGIAAAVVFSVAAITDLLDGYIARKTDQVSEFGKLLDPIADKIIVAAAFIMLVHLDRAPAWLVALIISREFAVSGLRAYAGTRNVVIEAGFAGKTKTTLQVLAIIGLMVNYNLWGFPFHEAGIILLVAAFVTTMWSGYRYFMDYAAIIKEDPHSG
- a CDS encoding Crp/Fnr family transcriptional regulator; translation: MYTGNKQVVLARFPLFSGLEEEHLKTLAEIAAPKRIAKKSLLFRDGEEARGFYLLVSGKVKLYKVSSSGKEQILHFVLPGQSFAEAALYMDRAYPATAEAIEESELFYIPREALSRAMSSDPALAMNLVAHLARYLQLLTRKVEELSLMDATSRLARHLLGAMDQTTGLVRLAAGKGQTASSLGMAVETFSRTLTRFKDDGVVKEASPGVLQVLDRERLKGYTG